A stretch of Telopea speciosissima isolate NSW1024214 ecotype Mountain lineage chromosome 11, Tspe_v1, whole genome shotgun sequence DNA encodes these proteins:
- the LOC122646405 gene encoding probable CCR4-associated factor 1 homolog 7 produces the protein MSMLPPKGDIQIREVWNDNLEAEFALIREIVDDYPYVAMDTEFPGIVLRPVGNFKTSSDYHYQTLKANVDMLKLIQLGLTFSDEAGNLPTCGTDKYCVWQFNFREFNVSEDVFANDSIELLRQSGIDFKKNNEKGIDAQRFGELLMSSGIVLNDYVHWVTFHSGYDFGYLLKLLTCQNLPDTQAGFFNLINMYFPTVYDIKHLMKFCNSLHGGLNKLAELLEVERFGICHQAGSDSLLTSCTFRKLKDHFFNSSTEKYAGVLYGLGVENGQNTH, from the coding sequence ATGTCGATGCTACCAcctaaaggtgatattcaaattAGGGAGGTGTGGAATGATAACCTTGAAGCTGAATTTGCTCTGATTCGTGAGATTGTGGACGATTACCCTTACGTCGCTATGGATACCGAGTTTCCAGGGATTGTTCTTCGTCCTGTCGGGAATTTCAAGACCAGTTCTGACTATCATTATCAGACCTTGAAGGCCAACGTTGATATGCTCAAGCTTATCCAGTTAGGGCTCACCTTTTCTGACGAGGCAGGGAACCTTCCTACCTGTGGGACAGACAAGTACTGCGTTTGGCAATTCAATTTCCGCGAGTTCAACGTTAGCGAAGATGTGTTTGCGAATGACTCGATTGAGCTTTTGCGCCAGAGCGGGATCGATTTCAAGAAGAATAACGAGAAAGGAATTGATGCGCAAAGATTTGGCGAGCTCTTGATGTCTTCGGGAATTGTATTGAATGATTACGTGCATTGGGTTACCTTCCACAGTGGCTACGACTTTGGGTACTTGCTCAAGCTCCTGACGTGCCAGAACCTCCCAGATACCCAGGCTGGATTCTTCAACCTGATCAACATGTATTTCCCCACCGTTTACGATATTAAGCATCTGATGAAGTTTTGCAACAGCCTACACGGTGGGTTGAACAAGCTTGCGGAGCTCTTGGAGGTAGAGAGGTTTGGTATCTGCCACCAAGCAGGATCTGATAGTTTGCTGACTTCATGTACATTCAGGAAGTTGAAAGATCATTTCTTTAATAGCTCAACTGAGAAATATGCCGGTGTCTTGTATGGTCTCGGTGTTGAAAATGGACAGAATACtcattga